In Acidimicrobiales bacterium, a single window of DNA contains:
- a CDS encoding S9 family peptidase, with amino-acid sequence MTSTDRVQPNRTQPPLAPRRPHVLSTHGKERVDDWYWLRDRDDPEVIAYLEAENEYAAAVLSPTEKLQHELFESIRSRVVETDAGAAIRHGAWWYFTRTFEGRQYPLLCRLPDINRSLDAERITQSTRSGTASGEAVLLDENDLATGDYMAVGVLDISPDHRLLAYAVDDDGSELYKLRFRDLDTGDDLADGIEGVYYGSAWSTDNSTFYYTRPDEAMRPFQVWRHRLGATGSNQDELVFEENDERFFVSVALTRTETRIVIHSSSSTTSEALWVDAADPNGDATIILPREDGVEYDVEHDGDSWLVRTNRAAADGSPRTNFALFRLQESSHDPAELEEVISHRADVTLESADAFAAHIVVWERHQADGLERLRIMPRSGTGQHIVEQAEPVYTLSPESNPEWDSTSYRFGYTSLAVPASSIEYDLTTRQRRAVWTQLVRGFDTAAYRTERLWAKAPDGTLVPISLVAPKDALLDGSAPCFLYGYGAYQVPVDPSFSPVRANLMERGVTFAIAHVRGGGDLGRSWYETGRLEHKANTFSDFIAAATFLIDSGWVDQAKLVARGGSAGGLLMGAVTNTRPDLWRAIVAEVPFVDVVTTMCDPSLPLTVTEWDEWGDPLHDEAAYDRMLSYSPYDNVEPKDYPAMFVTAGLNDPRVGFWEPAKWVAKLRSVGAGKGDRPILLRTEMGAGHRGSTGRYHTWRDEARIQAFMLWQMGLA; translated from the coding sequence ATGACTTCAACGGACCGGGTCCAGCCGAACCGCACGCAGCCTCCGCTGGCCCCGCGGCGCCCGCACGTCCTCTCCACCCACGGCAAAGAACGGGTCGACGACTGGTACTGGCTCCGGGACCGCGACGACCCTGAAGTAATCGCGTATCTCGAAGCGGAAAACGAATACGCCGCCGCAGTCCTCTCCCCCACCGAGAAGCTTCAACACGAGCTGTTCGAGTCGATCCGTTCGCGCGTCGTCGAGACCGACGCTGGCGCCGCGATCCGCCACGGTGCGTGGTGGTACTTCACCCGAACGTTCGAGGGGCGGCAGTATCCGTTGCTTTGCAGGCTGCCCGACATCAACAGGTCGCTCGACGCCGAACGGATCACACAGTCGACCCGATCGGGTACTGCTTCGGGAGAGGCTGTCCTGCTCGACGAAAACGACCTGGCGACCGGCGACTACATGGCCGTCGGGGTTCTCGACATCAGCCCCGACCATCGCCTGCTCGCTTACGCGGTCGATGACGACGGCTCCGAGCTCTACAAGCTCAGGTTCCGCGACCTCGATACAGGTGATGATCTAGCCGACGGGATCGAGGGCGTCTACTACGGCTCGGCCTGGTCCACCGACAACTCGACCTTCTATTACACGCGTCCCGACGAGGCGATGCGTCCGTTCCAGGTGTGGCGGCACCGGCTCGGCGCGACCGGTAGTAACCAGGACGAGTTGGTGTTCGAGGAGAACGACGAGCGCTTCTTCGTCAGCGTGGCTTTGACCCGCACCGAAACCCGCATCGTCATCCACTCTTCGAGCTCGACTACGTCGGAGGCCCTGTGGGTGGATGCCGCCGACCCGAACGGCGATGCCACGATCATTCTCCCGCGTGAAGACGGCGTTGAATACGACGTCGAGCACGACGGGGACTCGTGGCTGGTACGCACGAATCGAGCGGCTGCGGACGGCTCGCCCCGCACCAACTTCGCTCTTTTTCGTCTTCAGGAATCCAGTCACGATCCAGCGGAACTCGAAGAGGTCATCTCCCACCGCGCAGATGTCACGCTCGAGTCCGCAGACGCATTCGCTGCGCACATCGTCGTGTGGGAACGACACCAGGCAGACGGGCTGGAACGACTGCGGATCATGCCCCGTTCCGGGACCGGCCAGCACATCGTCGAGCAGGCGGAACCCGTCTACACGCTGTCGCCCGAGTCAAACCCCGAATGGGACTCGACCTCGTACCGGTTCGGGTACACGTCGCTCGCGGTGCCGGCCAGTTCGATCGAGTACGACCTGACCACCCGGCAGAGACGGGCGGTGTGGACGCAGCTGGTGCGGGGCTTCGATACTGCTGCATACCGGACCGAACGATTGTGGGCGAAGGCACCTGACGGAACTCTCGTCCCGATCTCGCTGGTCGCGCCGAAGGACGCCCTGCTCGACGGATCGGCTCCCTGCTTCCTCTACGGATACGGCGCCTACCAGGTGCCGGTGGACCCCTCGTTCTCGCCGGTCAGGGCGAACCTGATGGAGCGCGGGGTGACGTTTGCCATCGCGCACGTTCGAGGCGGGGGCGACCTTGGAAGGTCTTGGTATGAGACGGGGAGGCTGGAGCACAAGGCGAATACGTTTTCGGACTTCATTGCCGCGGCGACGTTCCTCATCGACTCGGGTTGGGTCGATCAAGCTAAGCTGGTGGCTCGCGGAGGAAGCGCCGGCGGTCTGCTTATGGGCGCGGTCACCAACACGCGTCCCGACCTTTGGCGTGCGATTGTGGCCGAGGTTCCCTTCGTGGACGTCGTCACGACAATGTGCGATCCGTCGCTCCCGTTGACGGTGACCGAATGGGACGAGTGGGGCGACCCGCTGCACGACGAGGCTGCGTACGATCGGATGCTTTCCTACTCGCCGTACGACAACGTCGAGCCCAAGGACTATCCCGCCATGTTCGTGACCGCCGGCCTGAACGATCCTCGGGTCGGCTTCTGGGAGCCGGCCAAATGGGTCGCCAAGCTACGGTCGGTCGGAGCGGGAAAGGGCGACCGACCGATCCTGCTCAGAACCGAGATGGGCGCGGGCCACAGAGGTTCGACCGGGCGCTACCACACTTGGCGAGATGAGGCCAGGATTCAGGCGTTCATGCTGTGGCAGATGGGTCTGGCATGA
- a CDS encoding patatin-like phospholipase family protein gives MRVGIVLAAGGSVGVAYHGAVLSAIEEATGWDPRTAEIVVGTSAGSITAAMLRAGLPAADLRAISEDKPLSPAGARLADVGRPHRPRTQAAQFFGMRPVADPVAVMRAFTRRSVPNPMALIAAMLPAGRVSTAAISSGINSVFADGWPDDPMWICAVDLRNGKRVVFGKAGSPPSDVGDAVAASCAIPGYFEPVRIDGRRYVDGGVRSMVNLDLVGGPGLDLVIVSSPMTQQAGRMRFGAGRMIRQLLSAQLEREVSALRRTGVPVISVEPDQRVAVAMGMNPMDARLRGPVSRVTHDSVGAWLHRRGSEGYQLAQMLATGPETPAQAVNM, from the coding sequence ATGCGTGTCGGGATTGTCCTCGCCGCAGGGGGATCTGTGGGGGTTGCCTACCACGGAGCGGTTCTGTCCGCCATCGAGGAGGCGACCGGCTGGGACCCCAGGACCGCCGAGATCGTGGTCGGAACCTCCGCGGGGTCGATCACCGCTGCGATGCTGCGAGCAGGCCTCCCGGCCGCCGATCTCCGCGCCATAAGCGAGGACAAGCCCTTGTCGCCCGCCGGAGCGAGGCTCGCCGACGTGGGCAGGCCGCACCGTCCCCGCACCCAGGCCGCCCAGTTCTTCGGGATGAGGCCGGTCGCCGATCCGGTCGCGGTGATGAGGGCGTTCACCCGGCGGTCGGTCCCGAACCCGATGGCGTTGATCGCAGCGATGTTGCCGGCCGGAAGGGTTTCGACCGCGGCAATCTCCTCAGGGATCAACTCGGTGTTCGCCGACGGTTGGCCGGACGATCCCATGTGGATCTGCGCGGTGGATCTCCGTAACGGGAAGCGGGTCGTCTTCGGAAAGGCGGGTTCCCCGCCGTCCGACGTGGGCGACGCGGTCGCGGCCTCGTGCGCGATTCCCGGATACTTCGAACCGGTGCGCATCGATGGCCGGCGGTACGTCGACGGCGGCGTCCGCTCGATGGTGAACCTCGATCTGGTCGGGGGGCCCGGGCTGGATTTGGTCATCGTCAGCTCGCCCATGACCCAGCAAGCGGGGAGGATGCGGTTCGGAGCGGGCCGGATGATCCGTCAGCTGCTCAGCGCGCAGCTCGAGCGGGAGGTGTCCGCTCTTCGGCGGACGGGAGTTCCGGTCATCTCGGTCGAGCCGGATCAGCGGGTGGCGGTGGCCATGGGAATGAACCCTATGGACGCTCGCCTCAGGGGGCCGGTATCCAGGGTCACCCATGATTCGGTCGGCGCTTGGCTGCACAGGCGGGGCTCCGAGGGATACCAGCTGGCGCAAATGCTCGCCACCGGCCCCGAAACCCCTGCTCAGGCAGTCAATATGTGA
- a CDS encoding LLM class F420-dependent oxidoreductase translates to MKISTTLSYAGGFKESARQVSELEKAGLDLVWVAEAYGFDGPSLMGYLAALTERVEIGSGILPIYTRTPTLIAMTAAGVDALSGGRFHLGLGASGPQVIEGWHGVPYDNPLGRTREIVSVCRAVWAREAPLEHHGKNYDIPLAAGKGTGLGRPLKIIAHPVRPRIPIWVASLGEKNVAMTAEVADGWLPILFIPEKAKEVWGSALTAGESKRDSSLAKLMISAGGLLAIGDGEDVVRLRDLARPMVALYVGGMGARGRNFYNDLACRYGYEKEAKEIQDLYLAGKKDEAAALVPQELLDLTSLAGPAGWVADRVAALREAGVTHLQVTPIPTGDQTPAQLIERLRAIAG, encoded by the coding sequence ATGAAGATCTCGACGACCCTTAGCTACGCCGGCGGTTTCAAAGAGTCGGCCCGGCAGGTGAGCGAGCTTGAGAAGGCGGGCCTGGACCTGGTTTGGGTGGCCGAGGCCTACGGCTTCGACGGCCCAAGTTTGATGGGCTACCTCGCCGCGCTCACCGAGCGAGTCGAGATCGGGTCGGGCATTCTTCCCATCTATACGCGGACTCCGACGCTTATTGCGATGACCGCGGCGGGGGTCGACGCGCTGTCGGGGGGTCGTTTTCATCTGGGGCTGGGTGCGTCCGGTCCTCAAGTGATCGAGGGCTGGCATGGCGTCCCTTATGACAACCCGCTCGGGCGTACCAGAGAGATCGTCTCGGTCTGCCGGGCGGTATGGGCTCGCGAAGCACCGCTCGAGCACCACGGAAAGAACTATGACATCCCTCTCGCAGCTGGGAAGGGGACCGGGCTCGGACGCCCGTTGAAGATCATCGCCCATCCGGTGCGTCCGCGAATCCCCATCTGGGTCGCCTCGCTCGGCGAGAAGAACGTGGCGATGACCGCCGAGGTCGCCGACGGGTGGCTGCCCATACTGTTCATCCCGGAGAAAGCAAAAGAAGTCTGGGGCTCTGCCCTGACCGCCGGCGAGTCGAAGAGAGACTCGTCCCTCGCCAAGCTGATGATCTCCGCCGGCGGGCTGCTGGCCATCGGCGACGGGGAAGACGTGGTTCGGCTCCGCGACCTGGCCCGGCCGATGGTCGCCTTGTACGTCGGAGGCATGGGGGCGAGAGGCCGCAACTTCTACAACGACCTCGCCTGCCGGTACGGGTACGAGAAGGAGGCGAAGGAGATCCAGGACCTCTACCTCGCCGGGAAGAAGGACGAGGCCGCCGCGCTGGTGCCGCAGGAGCTCCTCGACCTCACCTCTCTCGCCGGCCCTGCCGGCTGGGTGGCGGATCGGGTGGCGGCGCTGCGCGAGGCCGGGGTCACCCACTTGCAGGTCACACCCATCCCCACCGGCGACCAGACGCCGGCGCAGTTGATCGAGCGCCTGAGGGCGATCGCCGGCTAG
- a CDS encoding MBL fold metallo-hydrolase: MKLTFYGVRGSCPCPSEANRRYGGNTACVALTDGPEPPIIFDLGTGLRAFGDTQPVDGSFRGTALVTHIHWDHIQGLPFFPPADRHGAHFDIYGPEQEEASLTELIDGLIRPPYFPVTYSELRGDIFFHEVLKDELHLGPAKVIVRPVPHIGPTVGYRVEWGASVITYISDHQAPLGMDSVADSVIELAQGADVLIHDAQYTPAEFEQKSHWGHCTVDYAVRVAQEAHVKKLILFHHDPSHGDDCMDLILEDAQRLAEPSGLEVAAAFEGLKLDL; encoded by the coding sequence GTGAAATTGACCTTTTATGGGGTCAGGGGCTCTTGCCCCTGCCCTTCAGAGGCAAACAGGCGCTACGGAGGCAACACTGCCTGCGTTGCGCTGACCGACGGCCCGGAGCCGCCGATCATCTTCGATCTGGGCACCGGCTTGAGGGCCTTCGGCGACACCCAGCCTGTCGACGGGAGCTTCAGGGGGACGGCCCTCGTCACCCACATTCACTGGGATCACATCCAGGGTCTGCCGTTCTTCCCTCCGGCTGACCGGCACGGGGCGCACTTCGACATCTACGGCCCCGAGCAAGAGGAGGCCTCCCTCACCGAGCTCATCGACGGGCTGATCCGTCCGCCCTACTTTCCGGTGACCTACAGCGAGTTGCGCGGAGACATCTTCTTCCACGAGGTTCTGAAGGACGAGTTGCACCTCGGGCCGGCGAAGGTCATCGTGCGGCCGGTTCCCCACATCGGGCCGACCGTCGGCTATCGGGTCGAGTGGGGCGCGAGCGTGATCACCTACATCAGCGATCACCAGGCGCCGCTCGGGATGGACAGCGTGGCCGACAGCGTGATCGAGCTCGCGCAGGGTGCCGACGTTCTCATCCACGACGCCCAGTACACCCCCGCCGAGTTCGAGCAGAAGTCTCACTGGGGACACTGCACGGTCGACTACGCCGTTCGCGTCGCGCAGGAAGCCCACGTGAAGAAACTGATCCTGTTCCACCACGACCCGTCTCACGGTGACGACTGCATGGACCTGATCCTCGAGGATGCGCAACGTTTGGCGGAACCGTCTGGGCTCGAAGTGGCCGCCGCTTTCGAAGGTTTGAAGCTCGACCTTTAG
- the sufB gene encoding Fe-S cluster assembly protein SufB: MATTSDLDLGRYKLGWSDVEDFYVYKPKKGLSEETVREMSWMKGEPEWMTQRRLKALRYFERRPMPSWGGDMSGIDFSDIYYYIKPIDKQVSAWDQLPESVKATYDKLGIPEAERKYLAGVTAQYESEVVYHKNREDLEAQGVLFCDMDTALREYPDIVKQYFGTVIPANDNKFSALNTAVWSGGSFIYVPPGVKVGMPLQAYFRINAENMGQFERTLIIADEGAQVHYIEGCSAPVYTTDSLHSAVVEIICKPSSRVTYTTIQNWSNNVYNLVTKRARCDTEAHMEWIDGNIGSRLTMKYPSVYLMGPKASGEVLSVAYAGPGQHQDAGAKMVHAAPETSSTIISKSISKDAGRTSYRGLVRFEEGARKSKSFVRCDALLLDDLSRSDTYPYIEFGEQDAQVGHEATVSKVGEDQLFYLMSRGLSEQQAMSMIVNGFIEPVTRTLPMEYAVEWSRLIELQMEGSVG, translated from the coding sequence ATGGCCACAACCTCGGATCTGGATCTCGGCCGGTACAAGCTGGGCTGGAGCGACGTAGAGGACTTCTACGTCTACAAGCCCAAGAAGGGCCTGTCCGAAGAGACGGTCCGCGAGATGTCGTGGATGAAGGGCGAGCCCGAGTGGATGACCCAGAGGCGACTGAAGGCGCTGCGCTACTTCGAGCGCCGGCCGATGCCGTCATGGGGTGGCGACATGTCTGGGATCGACTTCTCGGACATCTACTACTACATCAAGCCGATCGACAAGCAGGTGAGCGCCTGGGACCAGCTCCCCGAGTCGGTCAAGGCCACCTACGACAAGCTGGGCATCCCCGAGGCCGAGCGGAAGTACCTGGCCGGCGTCACAGCTCAGTACGAGTCCGAAGTCGTCTACCACAAGAACCGCGAGGACCTCGAGGCCCAGGGCGTCCTGTTCTGCGACATGGACACGGCCCTCCGCGAGTACCCCGACATCGTCAAGCAGTACTTCGGCACTGTGATCCCGGCGAACGACAACAAGTTCTCTGCCCTCAACACCGCCGTCTGGTCCGGTGGGAGCTTCATCTACGTCCCCCCCGGCGTGAAGGTGGGGATGCCGTTGCAGGCCTACTTCCGCATCAACGCGGAGAACATGGGCCAGTTCGAGCGCACGCTGATCATCGCCGACGAGGGCGCCCAGGTGCACTACATCGAGGGCTGCTCCGCACCCGTGTACACCACCGACTCCCTTCACTCGGCGGTAGTGGAGATCATCTGCAAGCCGTCGAGCCGGGTCACTTACACGACCATCCAGAACTGGTCGAACAACGTCTACAACCTGGTCACCAAACGGGCCCGCTGCGACACCGAGGCCCACATGGAGTGGATCGACGGCAACATCGGGAGCCGGCTGACCATGAAGTATCCGTCGGTCTACCTGATGGGCCCCAAGGCGTCCGGCGAGGTGCTTTCGGTCGCGTATGCCGGGCCCGGGCAGCACCAGGACGCCGGCGCCAAGATGGTTCACGCAGCGCCGGAGACCTCGTCGACGATCATCTCGAAGTCGATCTCCAAGGACGCGGGCCGCACCTCCTACCGCGGCCTGGTCCGGTTCGAGGAGGGCGCGAGGAAGTCGAAGAGCTTCGTGCGTTGCGACGCCCTGCTCCTCGACGATCTCTCCCGCAGCGACACCTATCCGTACATCGAGTTCGGAGAGCAGGACGCCCAGGTTGGTCACGAGGCGACGGTGTCCAAGGTCGGCGAGGACCAGCTCTTCTACCTGATGAGCCGCGGGCTCTCCGAGCAGCAGGCGATGAGCATGATCGTCAACGGCTTCATCGAGCCGGTCACCCGGACCCTTCCGATGGAGTACGCCGTCGAGTGGAGCCGCCTGATCGAACTTCAGATGGAGGGTTCGGTCGGCTGA
- a CDS encoding AAA family ATPase: METMSLARRDVLRSADVSIAAEAARQRRLRRLAIFLGVIALPLVARALVGGIRYAQGDLSGASSAFRWPLPHLPAGAGTYIPSVLLIVALVAVLAVPLLAAGRSPHVLYRPEEIEVRLSDVRGAGAVVEEVVKTLNLFLAYRTFKERMGGTPRRAVLFEGPPGTGKTYIAKAMAAEAGVPFLFVSSSAFQSMYYGQTNRKIRTFFKALRAHARREGGAIGFIEEIDAIGATRAGIGPGGGREGIAGVVNELLIQLQSFDQPPFGIRIAGLWIDLVNRWLPRNHRIRKPLASPANILVIGATNRAGDLDPALLRPGRFDRTITVDLPGRVGRREIFDYYLARKAHSPELDDPGLRDQLAASSYGYSPVMIEHLLDESLVWALRRGAESLSWDDIQKAKMTTELGLAQPVTYAEKERLTIATHEAGHATVAWLVAPERNLEVLSIIKRSSALGLLAHSEPEERWTKTKAEIEALIRVAMGGLVAEELFFGDTSSGVSGDLQAATEAAAQMVGSFGMSGSLISLDAVRAPGSPNIVAKVLSDESCRERVDAILDAAREDVRVILSRYSYLVEALRDALLEKEELIGDEITSVLEAAYMAKDGEGNIVDLRDALIDTRQAETDDPEIMPDPSATA; encoded by the coding sequence ATGGAGACGATGTCGCTGGCGAGGCGGGACGTTCTACGTTCGGCTGACGTATCCATCGCAGCCGAGGCAGCCAGACAGCGGCGGCTGAGAAGGCTGGCGATCTTCCTCGGCGTGATCGCCCTGCCGTTGGTCGCGCGCGCGCTCGTCGGTGGCATCCGTTACGCACAAGGCGATCTGAGCGGCGCGTCATCTGCTTTCCGCTGGCCCCTTCCTCATCTTCCGGCCGGTGCAGGCACCTACATCCCTTCTGTATTGCTGATCGTCGCTCTGGTTGCGGTCCTCGCGGTTCCGCTCCTTGCCGCCGGGCGTTCCCCTCACGTCCTTTACCGGCCCGAAGAGATAGAAGTCCGGCTCTCCGATGTACGTGGGGCAGGTGCAGTCGTCGAAGAGGTGGTCAAGACGCTGAACCTGTTTCTCGCCTACCGCACGTTCAAAGAGCGAATGGGGGGAACACCTCGCCGCGCGGTCCTTTTCGAGGGGCCTCCGGGAACCGGCAAGACATACATCGCCAAGGCCATGGCAGCCGAAGCGGGCGTGCCGTTCCTTTTCGTTTCGTCGTCGGCATTCCAGTCGATGTACTACGGGCAGACGAACCGCAAGATCCGGACCTTCTTCAAGGCCCTCAGGGCGCATGCACGACGCGAAGGCGGTGCGATCGGCTTCATCGAGGAGATCGACGCCATCGGTGCGACCCGCGCCGGGATCGGTCCGGGCGGTGGCCGTGAGGGAATCGCAGGTGTCGTCAACGAGCTTCTCATCCAGCTTCAGTCGTTCGACCAGCCGCCTTTCGGCATCCGAATCGCAGGCCTGTGGATCGACTTGGTCAACCGGTGGCTCCCGCGAAACCACCGGATCCGCAAGCCGCTCGCATCGCCGGCGAACATCCTGGTAATCGGGGCTACCAACCGCGCCGGCGACCTCGATCCCGCTTTGCTCCGCCCCGGGCGCTTTGACCGGACGATCACCGTCGACCTTCCCGGACGCGTCGGCAGGCGCGAGATCTTCGACTACTACCTCGCCCGCAAAGCGCACTCGCCCGAACTCGACGACCCGGGCCTCCGCGACCAGCTGGCCGCCTCGAGCTACGGCTACTCGCCAGTGATGATCGAGCATCTTCTCGACGAGTCCCTGGTGTGGGCCTTGCGGCGCGGGGCAGAGAGCCTCTCCTGGGACGACATCCAGAAGGCCAAGATGACAACGGAGCTGGGCCTCGCACAGCCGGTCACCTACGCCGAGAAGGAACGCCTGACGATCGCCACCCACGAAGCCGGCCACGCGACCGTCGCCTGGCTCGTGGCACCAGAACGGAACCTCGAGGTGCTGTCGATCATCAAGAGGTCCTCCGCCCTGGGCCTCCTTGCCCACTCCGAGCCTGAAGAGCGCTGGACGAAAACAAAAGCCGAGATCGAGGCTCTCATCCGCGTCGCCATGGGCGGTCTGGTTGCGGAGGAGCTGTTTTTCGGCGATACGAGCAGCGGTGTGTCCGGTGATCTCCAGGCAGCGACGGAGGCGGCCGCTCAGATGGTCGGAAGCTTCGGCATGTCCGGTTCGCTCATCTCCCTGGACGCGGTACGGGCGCCAGGGTCCCCGAACATCGTGGCGAAGGTCCTGTCAGACGAGTCGTGCAGGGAACGGGTCGACGCCATCCTCGACGCAGCCCGAGAGGACGTGAGGGTGATCCTCTCTCGCTACAGCTATCTCGTCGAGGCGCTCCGAGACGCGCTGCTCGAGAAGGAAGAGCTCATCGGCGACGAGATCACCTCGGTGCTCGAGGCGGCGTACATGGCCAAGGACGGCGAAGGCAACATCGTCGACCTCCGGGACGCGCTGATCGATACCAGGCAGGCCGAGACCGATGATCCCGAGATCATGCCAGACCCATCTGCCACAGCATGA
- a CDS encoding MaoC family dehydratase has product MTTYDRPFGRYFEDFEPGDVYRHWPGKTVTEYDDHLFCMITMNHHPLHTNAWFAEHETVQGKNVVVGNLVYSLVLGMSVPDVSGSAIANLEVEELTHKKPTFHGDTIYAETRVLGKKESTSKPDRGVVTVETKGFNQQGDEVCYFRRRVMVWKRDSAPQRRRPYGDDVWP; this is encoded by the coding sequence ATGACGACGTATGACCGTCCCTTCGGGCGCTACTTCGAGGACTTCGAACCCGGTGACGTCTACCGGCACTGGCCGGGCAAGACGGTCACCGAATACGACGACCACCTCTTCTGCATGATCACGATGAACCACCACCCGCTGCACACCAACGCCTGGTTCGCCGAGCACGAGACCGTCCAGGGCAAGAACGTGGTGGTGGGCAACCTGGTTTACAGCCTCGTCCTGGGTATGAGCGTGCCGGACGTGAGCGGGTCTGCGATCGCGAACCTCGAGGTCGAGGAGCTGACCCACAAGAAGCCGACCTTTCATGGTGACACGATCTACGCGGAGACCCGGGTGCTCGGAAAAAAGGAGTCGACGAGCAAGCCGGACCGCGGTGTCGTGACCGTCGAGACGAAGGGCTTCAACCAGCAGGGAGACGAGGTCTGTTACTTCCGCCGGCGGGTGATGGTCTGGAAGCGCGACTCGGCGCCCCAGCGTCGCCGCCCTTATGGCGACGACGTTTGGCCGTAG
- a CDS encoding YihY/virulence factor BrkB family protein, protein MDLLSRIDCWQQRHRATAFVFAVQKKYGDDRGGYLAALITYYAFLSVFPLLLAAFTVVAYVLADDVSAIHTLEKHIGSYPILGSAAHQLAGKRLQGSPVALTVGILGLLYGATGLAQAAQFTMEQAWNVPAKDRPGFLPRLARSFAWYIVFGLGIVASTFVASLGSWLHWSGGLALSTLVALVLNIGLFFASFWILSSRVSVRDMVPGAIVAGAAWTFLTGVGIGLTHKLAHSNSLYGTFAPVLGLLAFLYLAATITIYSVEASAVRAQHLWPRSLTNKELSEADRRQLSNLAKREARLQGQKVSVDC, encoded by the coding sequence GTGGACTTGCTGTCGAGGATCGATTGCTGGCAGCAACGCCACCGGGCTACGGCATTCGTGTTCGCGGTTCAGAAGAAGTACGGCGACGATCGCGGCGGCTACCTCGCGGCGCTTATCACGTACTACGCGTTCCTGTCGGTCTTTCCATTGCTCCTCGCAGCCTTCACGGTCGTCGCTTATGTCCTGGCAGACGACGTCTCGGCGATTCACACCCTCGAAAAGCACATCGGCAGCTACCCGATCCTGGGTAGCGCGGCCCACCAGCTCGCCGGAAAGAGGCTTCAGGGATCGCCGGTCGCCTTGACCGTCGGCATCCTGGGCCTGCTCTACGGCGCGACCGGATTGGCTCAAGCCGCGCAGTTCACGATGGAGCAGGCGTGGAACGTACCCGCCAAGGATCGCCCAGGCTTCCTCCCGCGGCTCGCGCGGAGCTTCGCCTGGTACATCGTCTTCGGTCTCGGAATCGTGGCCTCCACGTTCGTCGCGTCACTCGGGTCATGGCTCCACTGGTCGGGCGGACTCGCGCTCTCGACCCTTGTTGCCCTTGTGCTGAACATCGGCCTGTTCTTCGCCTCCTTCTGGATCCTTTCCTCACGTGTGTCGGTGCGCGACATGGTTCCGGGTGCGATCGTCGCGGGCGCGGCGTGGACCTTCCTGACGGGCGTCGGCATCGGCTTGACCCACAAGCTCGCCCACTCGAACTCCCTGTACGGCACGTTTGCGCCCGTTCTTGGCCTCCTGGCATTCCTGTACCTGGCCGCGACGATCACCATCTACTCGGTGGAGGCGAGCGCGGTTCGTGCGCAGCACCTGTGGCCGCGCTCCTTGACCAATAAGGAATTGTCCGAGGCGGATCGCCGGCAGCTGAGCAATCTCGCGAAGCGCGAGGCCAGGCTTCAGGGGCAAAAAGTCAGCGTCGACTGCTGA